A single genomic interval of Mustela nigripes isolate SB6536 chromosome 7, MUSNIG.SB6536, whole genome shotgun sequence harbors:
- the C7H2orf15 gene encoding uncharacterized protein C2orf15 homolog: protein MGFSLSKSATQVSAMHMDSKMDDHLMQGTEKSKLEPVTRLFQNTKKIRLEDTNQENFTRSKEIGSGSLSEKTSGSVVYVKESDGIEMTDVE from the coding sequence ATGGGATTTTCCCTTAGTAAATCTGCTACTCAGGTATCTGCTATGCACATGGATTCAAAAATGGATGATCATTTGATGCAAGGAACTGAGAAAAGCAAGTTGGAACCAGTGACTCGATTATTTCAAAACACCAAGAAAATCAGATTAGAAGACACAAACCAAGAAAACTTTACAAGAAGTAAAGAGATTGGCTCAGGATCTCTTTCAGAGAAGACCTCGGGTTCTGTGGTATATGTTAAAGAAAGTGATGGAATAGAAATGACAGATGTGGAATGA